Below is a genomic region from Ktedonobacterales bacterium.
CGCTAGTGCGCGAGCGAAAGCCACCATGTCACAAAGCGCGACAGTCCCAGGTCAGCCGCGCCCAGCACAATGGCTACCGCAACACAAACACCGACGACCACCAGCGACCAGTTCCAGGTATCGCGCCGACTCGGCCAGGTGACGAGCCGCAGTTCCCGGTAGGATGAGTACAAGAACTGAGAGCCGGGGAAGGTTGGCAGGCGCGATTTGGTCGATCTGCTGATGCTATAATCCTGAGGACTCGCCACCAGATCGCGCTCATTCTTGGATTTGGCAAAGCGGCTCTTGGCTGGCTCCTCCTCTACGACTTCCTCTTCTTCCTCAACGAACTCTTCCTCATCAGCTTCATCAGCTTCATCTGTCTCATCAACCTCGTCTGCCTCGTCAACCGCTTCCTCATCCACCTCTGCTTCTTCATCGGCCTCAAGCGCTTCGGGTTCTACTTCCTCGACTTCCAAAACCTCCGCGCCTGCACGCGACGCCTTTTCCTGTTTTGGATCAGATGGCTTGCCTGCATTGTTACCGCCGGGTCGGGTGGCTTTGCCGCTCGCCCCTTTTGGGCTGACTTTTGCAGCCTGCGAGCGCGCGGGCACGGCTTTCTTTCTATCTATGGTCTTGTTCGCCATGTGGTGCTTTCCTCCCAGGCTCGGATGTGTCAGCCTTGCAGGCTATTTCGTCTCACGATGCGCTGTCTGGGTACGGCAACGTCGGCAGAACTTGCGCAACTCCAACCGCTCCGGGTCGTTCTTCTTATTCTTGCTGCTGACATAATTGCGCTCTTTGCATACCGTACAGGCGAGCGTAATCACAATGCGATTTTCTTTGCCTTTTGCTGCCATTATGCGCCCTCCATTGACAATTGTATCCTATCT
It encodes:
- the secE gene encoding preprotein translocase subunit SecE, giving the protein MANKTIDRKKAVPARSQAAKVSPKGASGKATRPGGNNAGKPSDPKQEKASRAGAEVLEVEEVEPEALEADEEAEVDEEAVDEADEVDETDEADEADEEEFVEEEEEVVEEEPAKSRFAKSKNERDLVASPQDYSISRSTKSRLPTFPGSQFLYSSYRELRLVTWPSRRDTWNWSLVVVGVCVAVAIVLGAADLGLSRFVTWWLSLAH
- the rpmG gene encoding 50S ribosomal protein L33, translating into MAAKGKENRIVITLACTVCKERNYVSSKNKKNDPERLELRKFCRRCRTQTAHRETK